Proteins encoded by one window of Pseudonocardia alni:
- a CDS encoding NADH-quinone oxidoreductase subunit M has protein sequence MTPLDTAPIVPGSGGNPFLIVLLLVPVVGALVMYPLRANTGLAKAVAMATALLELVLVVVAWALYSIPAAQAGARFQLEFSMSWIPAFGTHIAFGVDGIALALIGLTAFLVPGLMLFAWAEKLPEGRSAAGYFALLLATQATLVGVFAATDVFLFYVFFEAMLVPMYFLIGRFGGPRRQYAAVKFFLYSLLGGLIMLASLIGLFVVSEQQLGQGTFTWADLQAMASSVPESTQIWLFLGFFVAFAIKAPLVPFHTWLPDAGAEAPIVGAVLLVGVLDKVGTYGFLRYLLPLFPQASQTLAPLVLVLAVAGIVYAALLAVAQTDMGRFVAYTSVAHFGFIALGVFAFSSQAFAGATLYMVNHGLSTGMLFVMVGVLISRGGSRLIADYGGVAKLAPVMAGCLLLAGMSSLALPGTNSFVSEFLVLVGSFPNRPVFTVIATIGIIFAALYVLWFYQRTMQGPVRGTAVMAALERGGAGGPGSMIDPAVAAQRKGSGFPDLTGREIGVLVPLIVAIVVLGFYPGPVLDLINPSVTATMTELGLPDPVVAGGIAR, from the coding sequence ATGACCCCCCTGGACACGGCTCCCATCGTCCCCGGCTCCGGGGGCAACCCGTTCCTGATCGTCCTGCTGCTGGTGCCGGTCGTCGGCGCGCTGGTCATGTACCCGCTGCGCGCCAACACCGGGCTCGCGAAGGCGGTCGCGATGGCGACGGCGCTGCTGGAGCTGGTACTCGTCGTCGTCGCGTGGGCGCTCTACTCCATCCCCGCGGCGCAGGCCGGCGCCCGGTTCCAGCTCGAGTTCTCGATGTCCTGGATCCCCGCGTTCGGTACGCACATCGCGTTCGGCGTCGACGGCATCGCGCTGGCGCTGATCGGGCTCACCGCGTTCCTGGTGCCCGGCCTGATGCTGTTCGCGTGGGCGGAGAAGCTGCCCGAGGGCCGCTCGGCCGCCGGATACTTCGCGCTGCTGCTGGCGACCCAGGCGACGCTGGTCGGTGTCTTCGCCGCCACCGACGTCTTCCTGTTCTACGTGTTCTTCGAGGCCATGCTGGTCCCGATGTACTTCCTGATCGGCCGCTTCGGCGGGCCGCGCCGGCAGTACGCGGCGGTGAAGTTCTTCCTGTACTCGCTGCTCGGCGGCCTCATCATGCTGGCGTCGCTGATCGGGCTGTTCGTGGTCAGCGAGCAGCAGCTGGGCCAGGGCACGTTCACCTGGGCCGACCTGCAGGCGATGGCGTCGAGCGTGCCGGAGTCGACCCAGATCTGGCTGTTCCTCGGCTTCTTCGTCGCGTTCGCGATCAAGGCGCCGCTCGTGCCGTTCCACACCTGGCTGCCCGACGCCGGTGCCGAGGCCCCGATCGTCGGCGCGGTGCTGCTGGTCGGCGTGCTGGACAAGGTCGGTACCTACGGCTTCCTGCGCTACCTGCTGCCGCTGTTCCCGCAGGCGTCGCAGACCCTGGCGCCGCTGGTGCTGGTGCTCGCCGTCGCCGGGATCGTCTACGCCGCGCTGCTCGCGGTCGCCCAGACCGACATGGGCCGGTTCGTCGCCTACACCTCGGTGGCGCACTTCGGCTTCATCGCGCTCGGGGTGTTCGCGTTCTCCTCGCAGGCCTTCGCCGGCGCGACGCTCTACATGGTCAACCACGGTCTCTCGACCGGCATGCTGTTCGTCATGGTCGGCGTGCTGATCAGCCGCGGCGGCTCGCGCCTGATCGCCGACTACGGCGGCGTCGCGAAGCTCGCCCCGGTGATGGCGGGCTGTCTGCTGCTGGCCGGGATGAGCTCGCTGGCGCTGCCCGGCACGAACTCGTTCGTCTCGGAGTTCCTGGTGCTGGTCGGCTCGTTCCCGAACCGGCCGGTGTTCACCGTGATCGCGACGATCGGCATCATCTTCGCCGCGCTCTACGTGCTGTGGTTCTACCAGCGCACGATGCAGGGCCCGGTGCGCGGCACCGCGGTCATGGCGGCGCTGGAGCGGGGCGGCGCGGGCGGCCCGGGGTCGATGATCGACCCGGCGGTCGCCGCGCAGCGCAAGGGCTCCGGCTTCCCCGACCTCACGGGTCGCGAGATCGGCGTGCTCGTGCCGCTGATCGTCGCGATCGTGGTGCTCGGCTTCTA
- the nuoL gene encoding NADH-quinone oxidoreductase subunit L, with product MVTVLLAQAAPQATGAASLAWLLIALPAAGALVLFLAGRRADAWGHWLGVATVVGAFVVGVTIFLQTLGLPADERLREQSLWSWMSSGALEVDFGLRIDTLSLTFVLLITGVGALIHLYSVGYMSHDPNRRRFFAQLNLFVAAMLVLVLGNNFVMLYLGWEGVGLASYLLIGFYQDRPSAATAAKKAFLMNRVGDVGLAIAIFLLWLELGTLQYTEVFARIGEVGGGTVLAITLLLLLGACGKSGQFPLQSWLPDAMEGPTPVSALIHAATMVTAGVYLIARASPIYNLSETGRLVVAIIGVITLMIGAIIGCAYDDIKKVLAYSTVSQIGYMILAVGLGPAGYALGILHLLTHGFFKAGLFLGAGSVMHAMNDDVDMRRFGGLWRKMPVTFVTFGLGYLALIGFPFLSGYFSKDAIIEAAFAQEGWQGWVFGGLATLAAGLTAFYMTRLMIMTFFGAERWRTVQSTDGRDYHPHESPATMTVPMIVLAVGSVFGGGVLYGMVPEWLAPVVGERVELEGGALPHAVIPWLVVGVSLLGVLAGYLFVGRSPVQVERPQRVSPVVAAARADLGANAFNEAFIERPGIVLTRALAWFDDRGIDGAVNGTASAFGGGSSRLRRLQTGFVRSYALSMLGGAVIVVAAMLAVRFVS from the coding sequence CTGGTGACCGTCCTTCTCGCACAGGCCGCCCCGCAGGCGACCGGCGCCGCCTCGCTGGCCTGGTTGCTGATCGCGCTCCCCGCGGCCGGTGCACTCGTGCTCTTCCTCGCCGGACGGCGGGCCGACGCCTGGGGCCACTGGCTCGGCGTCGCGACCGTCGTCGGCGCGTTCGTCGTCGGTGTGACGATATTCCTGCAGACCCTCGGTCTGCCCGCCGACGAGCGGCTGCGCGAGCAGTCGCTGTGGTCCTGGATGTCCTCCGGCGCGCTGGAGGTCGACTTCGGGCTCCGGATCGACACGCTGTCGCTGACGTTCGTACTGCTGATCACCGGGGTCGGGGCGCTCATCCACCTCTACTCGGTCGGCTACATGAGCCACGACCCGAACCGGCGGCGGTTCTTCGCGCAGCTGAACCTGTTCGTCGCCGCGATGCTGGTGCTGGTCCTCGGCAACAACTTCGTGATGCTCTACCTCGGCTGGGAGGGCGTCGGTCTGGCGTCGTACCTGCTGATCGGCTTCTACCAGGACCGGCCCTCCGCGGCGACGGCGGCGAAGAAGGCCTTCCTGATGAACCGGGTCGGCGACGTCGGCCTGGCGATCGCGATCTTCCTGCTCTGGCTGGAGCTCGGGACCCTGCAGTACACCGAGGTCTTCGCCCGCATCGGCGAGGTCGGCGGCGGCACGGTCCTCGCGATCACGCTGCTGCTCCTGCTCGGCGCCTGCGGAAAGTCCGGCCAGTTCCCGCTGCAGTCCTGGCTCCCGGACGCGATGGAGGGCCCGACCCCGGTCTCGGCCCTCATCCACGCGGCCACGATGGTCACCGCGGGCGTCTACCTCATCGCCCGGGCCTCGCCGATCTACAACCTGTCCGAGACCGGACGGCTGGTCGTCGCGATCATCGGTGTCATCACGCTGATGATCGGCGCGATCATCGGTTGCGCCTACGACGACATCAAGAAGGTCCTGGCCTACTCCACGGTCAGCCAGATCGGCTACATGATCCTCGCCGTCGGGCTCGGGCCGGCCGGCTACGCGCTGGGCATCCTGCACCTGCTGACGCACGGCTTCTTCAAGGCCGGGCTCTTCCTCGGCGCCGGTTCGGTCATGCACGCCATGAACGACGACGTCGACATGCGCCGCTTCGGCGGCCTGTGGCGGAAGATGCCGGTCACCTTCGTGACCTTCGGCCTCGGCTACCTCGCGCTGATCGGCTTCCCGTTCCTGTCCGGCTACTTCTCCAAGGACGCGATCATCGAGGCCGCGTTCGCCCAGGAGGGCTGGCAGGGCTGGGTGTTCGGCGGGCTCGCGACGCTCGCGGCCGGTCTGACCGCCTTCTACATGACCCGCCTGATGATCATGACGTTCTTCGGTGCGGAGCGCTGGCGCACGGTGCAGTCCACCGACGGCCGCGACTACCACCCGCACGAGTCCCCGGCGACGATGACCGTCCCGATGATCGTGCTGGCCGTCGGCTCCGTCTTCGGCGGGGGCGTGCTCTACGGGATGGTCCCGGAGTGGCTCGCCCCGGTCGTGGGGGAGCGCGTCGAGCTCGAGGGCGGCGCCCTGCCGCACGCGGTGATCCCGTGGCTGGTCGTCGGCGTCTCGCTGCTCGGCGTGCTGGCGGGCTACCTGTTCGTCGGCCGCTCCCCGGTGCAGGTGGAGCGCCCGCAGCGGGTGTCGCCGGTCGTCGCCGCGGCCCGTGCCGACCTCGGCGCGAACGCCTTCAACGAGGCGTTCATCGAGCGGCCCGGCATCGTCCTCACGCGGGCGCTCGCCTGGTTCGACGACCGCGGGATCGACGGGGCCGTCAACGGCACCGCGTCGGCGTTCGGCGGCGGTTCCAGCCGCCTGCGCCGGCTCCAGACCGGCTTCGTCCGGTCCTACGCACTCTCGATGCTCGGCGGGGCGGTCATCGTCGTCGCCGCGATGCTGGCGGTGAGGTTCGTCTCATGA
- the nuoK gene encoding NADH-quinone oxidoreductase subunit NuoK: MRPEYYLLLSALLFTIGAVGVLVRRNAVVVFMCIELMLNAVNLTLVTFSRINGNLDGQVMALFVMVVAACEVVVGLAIITAIFRTRQSSSVDDANLLKY; this comes from the coding sequence ATGAGGCCCGAGTACTACCTGCTGCTCTCGGCGCTGCTGTTCACCATCGGCGCCGTCGGCGTCCTGGTGCGGCGCAACGCCGTGGTCGTGTTCATGTGCATCGAGCTCATGCTGAACGCGGTGAACCTGACCCTGGTCACGTTCTCGCGCATCAACGGCAACCTCGACGGCCAGGTGATGGCCCTGTTCGTGATGGTCGTCGCGGCCTGTGAGGTCGTCGTCGGGCTCGCGATCATCACGGCGATCTTCCGCACCCGCCAGTCGTCGTCGGTGGACGACGCGAACCTCTTGAAGTACTAG
- a CDS encoding NADH-quinone oxidoreductase subunit J yields MTTAAVLAQAAGEVSTGEAVAFWILGPVALAGALGLVFARHAVHAALLLVLTMFSIAVLYLVQSAPFLGFVQIIVYTGAVMMLFLFVLMLVGRDSKDSVIEVLRGQRAAALVFGVALAALLVGGLARGLTSVTPAGLAQGGLGWNGNVPGLGRLIFTDYLLAFELTAALLMVAALGAMVLSGSQSSQHTKIGQRATVLKRLRGEHARISPLPGPGVYATANSVAVPAILPDGSIAPESLSEIIESVAVDVPDTTTPDAHALTGRPAPDRTAASGEAADTGEHR; encoded by the coding sequence ATGACCACGGCCGCGGTCCTGGCCCAGGCGGCCGGGGAGGTGAGCACCGGCGAGGCGGTCGCGTTCTGGATCCTCGGACCGGTGGCGCTGGCCGGTGCGCTCGGCCTGGTCTTCGCCCGGCACGCGGTGCACGCCGCGCTGCTGCTGGTCCTGACGATGTTCTCGATCGCGGTGCTGTACCTGGTGCAGTCCGCCCCGTTCCTCGGGTTCGTGCAGATCATCGTCTACACCGGTGCCGTGATGATGCTGTTCCTGTTCGTCCTCATGCTGGTCGGACGGGACTCCAAGGACTCGGTGATCGAGGTCCTGCGCGGGCAGCGGGCCGCGGCGCTGGTGTTCGGCGTCGCGCTGGCCGCGCTGCTGGTCGGCGGGCTGGCCCGCGGCCTGACCAGCGTCACCCCCGCGGGGCTGGCGCAGGGCGGGCTCGGGTGGAACGGCAACGTCCCCGGCCTCGGCCGGCTGATCTTCACCGACTACCTGCTGGCGTTCGAGCTGACCGCGGCCCTGCTGATGGTCGCCGCGCTCGGCGCGATGGTGCTGTCCGGCTCGCAGAGCAGCCAGCACACCAAGATCGGCCAGCGCGCGACGGTGCTGAAGCGGCTGCGCGGCGAGCACGCCCGCATCTCCCCGCTGCCCGGCCCCGGCGTCTACGCGACGGCGAACTCGGTCGCGGTCCCGGCGATCCTGCCCGACGGCTCGATCGCCCCGGAGTCGCTGTCGGAGATCATCGAGTCGGTCGCGGTCGACGTGCCGGACACGACGACGCCGGACGCGCACGCGCTGACCGGCCGCCCGGCACCCGACCGGACCGCCGCCTCCGGTGAGGCCGCCGACACCGGGGAGCACCGATGA
- the nuoI gene encoding NADH-quinone oxidoreductase subunit NuoI: protein MFDFFKGFGVTFSTMFKKVVTEEYPEDFPPAAPRYHGRHQLNRHPDGLEKCVGCELCAWACPADAIYVEGGDNTEEARYSPGERYGAIYQINYLRCIGCGLCIEACPTRSLTMTNFYELADDNRQDLIYTKEQLMAPLLPGMEQPPHPMRLGSDEQDYYVSGPTLAKVSAQDQTKEQAR from the coding sequence ATGTTCGACTTCTTCAAGGGATTCGGCGTCACCTTCTCGACGATGTTCAAGAAGGTCGTCACCGAGGAGTACCCCGAGGACTTCCCGCCCGCCGCGCCGCGCTACCACGGGCGCCACCAGCTCAACCGGCACCCGGACGGGCTCGAGAAGTGCGTCGGCTGCGAGCTGTGCGCCTGGGCCTGCCCGGCCGACGCCATCTACGTCGAGGGCGGGGACAACACCGAGGAGGCGCGGTACTCGCCCGGTGAGCGCTACGGCGCGATCTATCAGATCAACTACCTGCGGTGCATCGGCTGCGGCCTGTGCATCGAGGCCTGCCCGACGCGCTCGCTCACGATGACGAACTTCTACGAGCTGGCCGACGACAACCGGCAGGACCTCATCTACACCAAGGAGCAGCTGATGGCCCCGCTGCTGCCGGGCATGGAGCAGCCGCCGCACCCGATGCGCCTGGGCTCCGACGAGCAGGACTACTACGTCTCCGGTCCGACGCTCGCGAAGGTGTCCGCCCAGGACCAGACCAAGGAGCAGGCCCGATGA
- the nuoH gene encoding NADH-quinone oxidoreductase subunit NuoH, whose protein sequence is MTHTQALLADDPIWLILIKVVGLFALGVVLTLFMINWERKVVGRMQHRPGPNRTGPGGWLQSLADGLKLAFKEDIMPAMADKKVYFIAPVISTIPAFVAFSVIPFGGEVTIFGEQTALQLVDVPVGVLVVLACSSIGVYGIVLGGWASGSPYSLLGALRSAAQVISYEIALGLAVVGVVLYSGSLSTATIVGAQASGWYFWLLLPSFVVFVIAMVGETNRAPFDLPEAESELVGGFHTEYSSLKFALFFLAEYVNMVTVSAMAVTLFLGGGMWPWPLSFLNEYGWLQFVAFIIKVLLFLFVFIWLRGTLPRFRYDQFMKLGWKVLVPVMLVWIVAIFGIRAFVNTGSDNYVLLLSLIGFALAVVLAVAFLLPDRQTEPPPVEPASDYPVPPLDLVVPDSPPKRRKAVTAGKDAR, encoded by the coding sequence CTGACGCACACCCAGGCGCTGCTCGCCGACGACCCGATCTGGCTGATCCTGATCAAGGTCGTCGGGCTGTTCGCGCTCGGTGTCGTGCTGACCCTGTTCATGATCAACTGGGAGCGCAAGGTCGTCGGCCGGATGCAGCACCGTCCGGGCCCGAACCGGACCGGCCCCGGCGGCTGGCTGCAGAGCCTCGCCGACGGTCTGAAGCTGGCGTTCAAGGAAGACATCATGCCGGCGATGGCCGACAAGAAGGTCTACTTCATCGCCCCTGTCATCTCGACGATCCCGGCGTTCGTCGCCTTCTCCGTCATCCCGTTCGGCGGCGAGGTCACGATCTTCGGCGAGCAGACGGCGCTCCAGCTCGTCGACGTCCCGGTCGGCGTGCTCGTCGTGCTGGCCTGCTCCTCGATCGGCGTCTACGGCATCGTGCTCGGCGGCTGGGCCTCGGGCTCGCCGTACTCCCTGCTCGGCGCGCTGCGCTCGGCCGCCCAGGTCATCTCCTACGAGATCGCGCTGGGCCTGGCCGTCGTCGGCGTCGTCCTCTACTCCGGCTCGCTGTCCACCGCGACGATCGTCGGGGCGCAGGCGTCGGGCTGGTACTTCTGGCTCCTGCTGCCGAGCTTCGTGGTCTTCGTGATCGCGATGGTCGGCGAGACCAACCGGGCCCCGTTCGACCTCCCCGAGGCCGAGTCGGAGCTGGTCGGCGGGTTCCACACCGAGTACTCGTCGCTGAAGTTCGCGCTGTTCTTCCTCGCCGAGTACGTGAACATGGTGACCGTCTCGGCGATGGCGGTGACGCTGTTCCTCGGCGGCGGCATGTGGCCGTGGCCGCTGAGCTTCCTCAACGAGTACGGCTGGCTGCAGTTCGTCGCCTTCATCATCAAGGTGCTGCTGTTCCTGTTCGTGTTCATCTGGCTGCGCGGGACGCTGCCGCGGTTCCGCTACGACCAGTTCATGAAGCTGGGCTGGAAGGTCCTGGTCCCGGTCATGCTGGTCTGGATCGTCGCGATCTTCGGCATCCGGGCGTTCGTGAACACCGGCTCGGACAACTACGTGCTGCTGCTGTCGCTGATCGGGTTCGCGCTCGCCGTCGTGCTCGCGGTGGCGTTCCTGCTGCCCGACCGGCAGACCGAGCCGCCACCGGTCGAGCCGGCGTCGGACTATCCCGTGCCGCCGCTGGACCTGGTGGTCCCCGACTCACCCCCGAAGCGTCGGAAGGCCGTCACGGCCGGAAAGGACGCGCGCTAG